The Bacteroidota bacterium genomic sequence TCAAGCGCAAATAGTGTTGTTACTTTAGATAGTGTAGCATACTGCCACAATCTAACTTTTACAGGCATTACCGACCCACAAAAACTTGCTTCAACAGTTTTTACAAACGGTTTAAATATAGATGGCTCTATGACACTTTACAACAAACTACAATACGACATTCATTTCCCATTCTTTAAGTTTACCTCTAATAGCACAGGAAATACACTGAATACCAATACTGCTACGCTACCCAATAATGTATTCTTTACTGGTACCGGAGAATGGACATTTGCAAGCAATGTTACCGCTACTTTTATTTATTTTAATAGTGGCATATTAAATACAAACGGCTATCAAGCATTTTTCTATTCCTTTCAATCTACCACTAATAACACTAGAACACTTAACTTAGGTAACTCATACATAAACTCATATTATTGGACAGTTGATAACTCAAGCAATAATTTCAATCTAATAAAAGGAAACTCTAATCTTGAGTCTGTCTATTTTAAAGGTGGTGGGCTACTATATGCAAATTTTACTATAGGTAGCATGGGAGTTGCCACTGTTGGAGACAACAATTTTTTTGACACTATATTTGTAGCTAACTACAATCAAGTAAATTTTGAAGCGGGTACAACCCAAAACGCAAACGCTTTAATACAAGCATACACATCTTCATGCATTTTAAAAGTAGCGCTTACTGGAGATAACGGTATAGCAACTATTAATATACCAAGCGGCAACATTAATTTTAGCGATATAATAATTCATAATCTAACTGTAACCGGAAGCGCTACTTTTAATGCTTTCAATAGCTATGGTATTGGCAATACTAACGGTTGGAATATATCAAGCGGTCCTGCAAATAGAAATTTCTATTGGATTGGCGATGATGGTGTTTGGATGGATGGTTCACATTGGTCGCTAACGAGCGGTGGAACAGCCATCAACTGTGTCCCCGGACCTTTTGATAATGTTTATTTTGATCAAAATTCATTTAGTACAGGTGGTCAAAATGTGTTTATTGACATGCCTGCTTATTGCAAAACAATGGATTGGTCCGGAGTACAAAATTCTCCTACTCTAGCTGGTTTCGAATATGATATAAATGTATGTGGGGCATTTATTTTAGATAGCAATATGTCTTCTTCTTTTGTTCCAAACATAAATTTCATTTCTGATAGTGTTGGAAATACCATTGACTTAAATGGTATAGATCATTTGGGTGGTGTAAAGTTTTATGGCAAAGGAAATTGGAATTTGGCAACTAATTTTACCACCGGTGTATATGGATCTCCACTTATACTTCTTCAAGGAACTATTAACACCAATGGACATGACGTCACTGCGTATGAATTTAAAACTTCTGGTGATAGTGCCAAAACTTTAGATATAAGTAATAGTAAAGTTATGATTACCACCTCCTGGTCGGCCGAAAGCGCTTTTAACTTAATTGAT encodes the following:
- a CDS encoding T9SS type A sorting domain-containing protein, translated to MKQHNNSNTTVKLLALVIHIAFSTTAIASNYYWVGGTGNWSDYANHWATTNGGNTFHTSAPTTADDVYFTAQSFSSANSVVTLDSVAYCHNLTFTGITDPQKLASTVFTNGLNIDGSMTLYNKLQYDIHFPFFKFTSNSTGNTLNTNTATLPNNVFFTGTGEWTFASNVTATFIYFNSGILNTNGYQAFFYSFQSTTNNTRTLNLGNSYINSYYWTVDNSSNNFNLIKGNSNLESVYFKGGGLLYANFTIGSMGVATVGDNNFFDTIFVANYNQVNFEAGTTQNANALIQAYTSSCILKVALTGDNGIATINIPSGNINFSDIIIHNLTVTGSATFNAFNSYGIGNTNGWNISSGPANRNFYWIGDDGVWMDGSHWSLTSGGTAINCVPGPFDNVYFDQNSFSTGGQNVFIDMPAYCKTMDWSGVQNSPTLAGFEYDINVCGAFILDSNMSSSFVPNINFISDSVGNTIDLNGIDHLGGVKFYGKGNWNLATNFTTGVYGSPLILLQGTINTNGHDVTAYEFKTSGDSAKTLDISNSKVMITTSWSAESAFNLIDSNSVIELTNNGKFIGKGMNYYHVNFKGTNGYEIFDNNIFDTLTLTPSGSYLFDTSNTQKIDVLNFSSMPSSGQEITIKSNSVGTKSKINLTGDKFCGDYLIVQDINSIGNHFFAGPNSTDNGNNSKVYFINCTAPLSINITDSMNVLCFGDSTGWAKFSIGGGLLPYNYSWSNGAASDSTGGLSAGTYTVFVWDALNDTISRVIIITEPAPIALNFAIGIDSICSNHTSINLNATPSGGTFSGNGVVGTTFNPALLSSAGLTYITYTFVDTSGCSQSKTDSIFVNVCTGIDKEAKQIITVNPNPATNTVFFSSSSINAEPISIINAMGMEVYKDIILKSYTADLSYLPSGIYTIKIGSNNNSSYTKLVKQ